A window of the Janthinobacterium agaricidamnosum NBRC 102515 = DSM 9628 genome harbors these coding sequences:
- a CDS encoding response regulator: MIHLSNERHDAAPLRVLLLDDDIFMLDVLCDMLAEIGAFDIRCESHSELALSTLREHQPDVLICDLSMPDMDGIEFLRAAAETGFRGGVVLLSGMHSAVRMAAERLAQANGLRILGTYKKPLESSDLEAVIKLQLDSGAALAHKDLA, from the coding sequence ATGATTCATCTCAGTAACGAGCGCCACGATGCCGCGCCGCTGCGCGTGCTATTGCTCGACGACGATATTTTCATGCTGGACGTGCTGTGCGACATGCTGGCCGAGATCGGCGCCTTCGACATCCGCTGCGAATCGCACAGCGAACTGGCGCTCAGCACGCTGCGCGAACACCAGCCGGACGTGCTGATCTGCGACTTGTCGATGCCGGATATGGATGGCATCGAATTTTTGCGCGCTGCAGCGGAAACCGGCTTCCGGGGCGGCGTGGTGCTGCTGTCGGGCATGCATTCGGCGGTGCGCATGGCGGCCGAGCGGCTGGCCCAGGCCAATGGCTTGCGCATCCTCGGCACCTATAAGAAACCGCTGGAAAGCAGTGACCTGGAAGCCGTCATCAAGCTGCAACTGGACAGCGGCGCGGCACTGGCCCACAAGGATCTGGCCTAG
- the rho gene encoding transcription termination factor Rho, with amino-acid sequence MHLSELKALHVSALLEMAIGLDIDNAARLRKQELMFAILKKRAKSGEQIFGDGALEVLPDGFGFLRSPDASYMASTDDIYISPSQIRRFNLHTGDSIEGEVRTPKDGERYFALVKVDKVNGESPEMSKHRILFENLTPLHPNEPLRLEREMNGQENITGRIIDLIAPIGKGQRGLLVASPKSGKSVILQHIAHAITANHPDITLIVLLIDERPEEVTEMQRSVRGEVVASTFDEPATRHVQVAEMVLEKAKRLVEMKKDVVILLDSITRLARAYNTVIPASGKVLTGGVDANALQRPKRFFGAARNIEEGGSLTIIATALIETGSRMDDVIFEEFKGTGNMEVHLERRLAEKRVYPAINLNKSGTRREELLIKPDQLQKIWILRKLLYSMDEIEAMEFILDKMKATKNNAEFFDMMRRGG; translated from the coding sequence ATGCATTTATCTGAATTAAAGGCCCTACACGTATCCGCCCTGCTGGAGATGGCGATCGGTCTTGATATCGACAACGCGGCCCGTTTGCGCAAGCAGGAACTGATGTTTGCGATCCTGAAGAAACGCGCGAAATCAGGCGAACAGATTTTTGGCGACGGCGCCCTGGAAGTGCTGCCCGACGGCTTCGGCTTCCTGCGCTCGCCCGACGCCAGCTACATGGCGTCCACCGACGATATTTATATTTCCCCTTCGCAAATCCGCCGTTTCAACCTGCACACCGGCGATTCGATCGAAGGCGAAGTCCGCACCCCGAAAGATGGCGAACGTTATTTCGCCCTGGTGAAAGTCGACAAGGTCAACGGCGAATCGCCGGAAATGTCGAAACACCGCATCCTGTTTGAAAACCTGACGCCGCTGCACCCGAACGAGCCGCTGCGCCTGGAACGTGAAATGAATGGCCAGGAAAACATCACCGGCCGCATCATCGACCTGATCGCCCCGATCGGCAAAGGCCAGCGCGGCTTGCTGGTGGCGTCGCCGAAATCCGGTAAATCCGTGATTTTGCAGCACATCGCCCACGCCATCACCGCGAATCACCCGGACATCACGCTGATCGTGCTGCTGATCGACGAACGCCCGGAAGAAGTAACCGAGATGCAACGCTCGGTACGCGGCGAAGTGGTCGCCTCGACCTTCGACGAACCGGCCACCCGCCACGTGCAGGTGGCTGAAATGGTGCTGGAAAAAGCCAAGCGCCTGGTCGAAATGAAAAAAGACGTGGTCATCCTGCTCGATTCGATCACCCGCCTGGCGCGCGCCTACAACACCGTGATCCCGGCCTCCGGCAAGGTACTGACCGGCGGTGTCGACGCGAATGCGCTGCAACGTCCGAAACGTTTCTTCGGCGCAGCCCGTAACATCGAAGAAGGCGGCTCGCTGACCATCATCGCCACCGCGCTGATCGAAACCGGTTCGCGCATGGATGACGTGATCTTTGAAGAATTCAAAGGTACCGGCAACATGGAAGTCCATCTGGAACGCCGCCTGGCCGAGAAACGCGTCTATCCTGCGATCAACCTGAACAAATCCGGCACGCGCCGCGAAGAGTTGCTGATCAAGCCAGACCAGCTGCAAAAAATCTGGATCCTGCGCAAGTTGCTGTACTCGATGGACGAGATCGAGGCGATGGAGTTCATTCTCGACAAGATGAAAGCGACCAAGAACAACGCCGAGTTCTTCGACATGATGCGCCGCGGCGGATAA
- a CDS encoding type B 50S ribosomal protein L31, with translation MKENTHPDYREVVFHDLSCDFKFVTRSTIQTRETITHEGKEYPLVKIEVSAESHPFYTGKHKIVDTAGRVEKFRQKFGSVGSKTAVAAG, from the coding sequence ATGAAAGAAAATACTCACCCAGATTACCGCGAAGTCGTGTTCCACGACCTGTCGTGCGATTTCAAATTCGTCACCCGTTCGACGATCCAGACCCGCGAAACGATCACCCACGAAGGTAAAGAATACCCACTGGTGAAGATCGAGGTTTCGGCTGAATCGCACCCGTTCTACACCGGCAAGCACAAAATCGTCGACACCGCTGGCCGCGTCGAAAAATTCCGTCAAAAATTCGGTTCCGTCGGTTCGAAAACCGCTGTCGCAGCAGGTTAA
- a CDS encoding AAA family ATPase, whose translation MPILYQLRLALRNTYVRLTLAVLLVLSIAGAMYLSNEVPQDASPLLRSQNIAEITALAGQEQRLEYLVVAKPLSDAPRYIFKFKDEKQLHVVKVPATSHLSLEREILLRNAIPYAIASDDYLAAHKAVLLDADDGPLQAAGALLKRHAFDIFLVLLMLFVLKFGIPGMGLSASVITPDKLKGSLDDLIGMEDIKQEVLHLEDMIRNRALYRSHNIDKPFNVMLTGPAGTGKTKLAGYLAKRLNVPLIQASGSALESGYIGGGSKALNALYRKACARGNCIIFLDEAQTLFMPRGRGEKKWEDDTANTLLGLLDGVKSEQGSGVIWVVASNFDDASSQMDEAMLRRFPVKINFRLPNKAERRDLLHSFLSRKEKGCVDWDHLDLGQVADITANLSPALLETVAERASMMAIQEHVLIDTELLFRAFERATIGLTDRAASAEKNLQRERVALHELGHFFMQIDPYLRQGMPLADIKQKSHLLKISTESVSKLGALGYVLSAGDDMALRTLEELERDVIQLYGGVAAEELFYGARGISIGSQNDIQKATTLLDTMVNKLSMYSRSKLDYSQLKHDNGADHTLLQVEAKADELYNYTLTAIADYKDVIELIKQDLLDRYVLSKDAVFALLEQHMAPSLA comes from the coding sequence ATGCCTATTCTTTATCAACTCCGGCTTGCACTGCGCAACACCTATGTCCGCCTGACGCTGGCCGTGCTGCTGGTGCTGTCGATTGCCGGCGCCATGTATCTGTCGAACGAGGTGCCGCAAGACGCCAGTCCGCTGCTGCGTTCGCAAAACATTGCCGAAATCACCGCGCTGGCCGGGCAGGAGCAGCGCCTGGAGTATCTGGTGGTGGCCAAGCCGCTGTCCGATGCGCCGCGCTACATCTTCAAGTTCAAGGATGAAAAGCAATTGCATGTGGTTAAGGTGCCAGCCACGTCCCATTTGAGCCTGGAACGCGAAATCCTGTTGCGCAACGCGATTCCGTACGCCATCGCCAGCGACGATTACCTGGCCGCGCACAAGGCCGTGCTGCTCGACGCCGACGACGGCCCGCTGCAAGCGGCCGGCGCACTGCTGAAACGCCACGCCTTCGACATTTTCCTGGTGCTGTTGATGCTGTTCGTCTTGAAATTCGGCATACCCGGCATGGGCTTGAGCGCCAGCGTGATCACACCCGACAAGTTGAAAGGCAGCCTGGACGACTTGATCGGCATGGAAGACATCAAGCAGGAAGTGCTGCACCTGGAAGACATGATACGCAACCGCGCACTGTACCGCTCGCATAATATCGACAAGCCGTTCAACGTCATGCTGACCGGCCCGGCCGGCACCGGCAAGACCAAGCTGGCCGGCTACCTGGCGAAACGGCTGAACGTACCGCTGATCCAGGCGTCCGGCTCGGCGCTGGAATCGGGTTATATCGGCGGCGGCTCCAAGGCCTTGAATGCGCTGTACCGCAAAGCTTGTGCGCGCGGCAATTGCATCATTTTCCTAGATGAAGCGCAAACCCTGTTCATGCCGCGCGGCCGCGGCGAAAAGAAATGGGAAGACGATACCGCCAACACCTTGCTGGGCTTGCTGGACGGCGTCAAGAGCGAGCAAGGTAGCGGCGTGATCTGGGTGGTCGCCTCCAATTTCGACGATGCGTCGAGCCAGATGGATGAAGCGATGCTGCGCCGTTTCCCGGTGAAAATCAATTTCCGCCTGCCCAACAAAGCCGAGCGCCGCGACTTGCTGCACAGCTTTTTATCGCGCAAGGAAAAAGGCTGCGTGGACTGGGATCATCTGGACCTGGGGCAAGTCGCCGACATCACGGCCAACCTCAGCCCGGCCCTGCTGGAAACCGTGGCCGAGAGGGCCAGCATGATGGCGATCCAGGAACATGTTTTGATCGATACCGAACTGCTGTTCCGCGCCTTCGAGCGGGCCACCATCGGCTTGACCGACCGCGCCGCCAGCGCCGAAAAGAACTTGCAGCGCGAACGGGTGGCCTTGCACGAACTGGGACATTTCTTCATGCAGATCGATCCGTATTTGCGGCAGGGCATGCCGCTGGCCGATATCAAGCAAAAGTCGCATCTGCTGAAGATCAGCACCGAATCGGTGTCGAAGCTGGGCGCGCTCGGCTACGTGCTGTCGGCCGGCGACGACATGGCCTTGCGCACGCTGGAAGAACTGGAGCGCGACGTGATCCAGCTGTACGGCGGCGTGGCGGCGGAAGAGTTGTTTTACGGCGCGCGCGGCATTTCCATCGGCAGCCAGAACGACATCCAGAAAGCCACCACGCTGCTCGACACCATGGTCAACAAGCTGTCGATGTATTCGCGCTCCAAGCTCGATTACAGCCAGTTGAAACACGACAATGGCGCCGACCATACGCTGCTGCAAGTCGAAGCCAAGGCCGACGAACTATATAACTACACTTTGACGGCCATCGCCGATTACAAGGATGTGATCGAGCTGATCAAGCAGGATTTGCTCGACCGCTATGTGTTGTCGAAAGATGCCGTGTTTGCGCTGCTGGAACAGCATATGGCCCCCTCCCTCGCCTGA
- a CDS encoding PAAR domain-containing protein, protein MKHQGRGVIRMGDQTDHGGQVIGASSGTIVMGKAAALAGDMTHCAKCTGDFAIQPDGAGARHMGRSYAYGDVTACGAKLIPSLNAGAMT, encoded by the coding sequence ATGAAACACCAAGGACGCGGCGTCATCCGCATGGGTGACCAGACCGACCATGGAGGGCAAGTCATCGGGGCGTCCTCCGGCACCATCGTCATGGGTAAAGCCGCCGCGCTCGCTGGAGACATGACGCATTGCGCGAAATGCACAGGCGATTTTGCAATCCAGCCGGATGGCGCCGGCGCAAGGCACATGGGCCGCTCGTATGCCTACGGTGATGTCACAGCGTGCGGCGCGAAGCTCATACCGTCGCTGAACGCCGGCGCCATGACATGA
- a CDS encoding AMP-binding protein — MQQMSYVHGAHDTPLIGDTIGAHLDRMAARFGPQAALVVPHQDVRWSYRQFHDKVNQLAAGLLKLGLRPGERVGIWSQNCAEWVLTQFATAKAGLILVNINPAYRRSELEYVLDKVQCSALILAPSFKSSDYIAILQDVVPEIHHSQPGRLQSARLAHLRHVIRLGNGKTPGMVNFDDLLQGINGADIADLERIAAMLQFDDPVNIQFTSGTTGAPKGATLTHHNILNNGFFIGEAMRLTGHDRLCIPVPLYHCFGMVLGNLACVTHGAAMVYPGEGFDAKAVLETVQAERCTGLHGVPTMFIAILDHADFQHYDLSTLRTGIMAGSPCPKEVMTRVIDSMHMAQITIAYGMTETSPVSFQSSVDDPVDLRVSTIGRIHPHLEVKIVDAEGNIVPRGIKGELLTRGYSVMRGYWGDVEKSHEAIDAAGWMHTGDLAVIDDDGFCSIVGRSKDMVIRGGENIYPREIEEFLYRHPKVLDVQCVGVPDAKYGEELCACIILRPGMQADADEVRAFCSGQIAHYKIPRYIRFVDAFPMTVTGKIQKHVLRQQVAGDLGLAAGLV, encoded by the coding sequence ATGCAGCAGATGAGCTATGTACACGGCGCACACGACACCCCCTTGATCGGCGACACCATCGGCGCCCATCTGGACCGCATGGCGGCCCGCTTCGGCCCGCAAGCGGCGCTGGTGGTGCCGCACCAGGACGTGCGCTGGAGCTACCGCCAATTCCATGACAAGGTCAATCAACTGGCGGCCGGCTTGTTGAAGCTGGGCTTGCGGCCGGGCGAGCGGGTCGGCATCTGGTCGCAAAACTGCGCCGAATGGGTATTGACCCAGTTCGCCACCGCGAAGGCCGGTTTGATCCTGGTCAATATCAATCCCGCCTACCGCCGTTCCGAGCTGGAATATGTGCTCGACAAGGTGCAATGCAGTGCGCTGATCCTGGCGCCGTCGTTCAAGTCCAGCGACTATATCGCGATCTTGCAAGATGTGGTGCCGGAAATTCACCACAGCCAGCCGGGCCGGCTGCAATCGGCGCGGCTGGCCCATTTGCGCCATGTGATCCGTCTCGGCAATGGGAAGACGCCGGGCATGGTCAATTTCGACGACCTGCTGCAAGGGATCAATGGCGCCGATATCGCCGATCTGGAAAGGATCGCCGCGATGCTGCAATTCGACGACCCGGTCAATATCCAGTTTACTTCCGGTACCACCGGCGCGCCGAAAGGGGCGACGCTGACGCATCACAATATCCTGAACAACGGTTTTTTCATCGGCGAGGCGATGCGTTTGACCGGGCACGACCGGCTATGCATCCCGGTGCCGCTATACCATTGCTTCGGCATGGTGCTGGGCAATCTGGCTTGCGTGACGCATGGCGCGGCGATGGTCTATCCGGGCGAGGGCTTCGACGCCAAGGCGGTGCTGGAAACCGTGCAGGCCGAACGCTGCACCGGGCTGCACGGGGTGCCGACGATGTTCATCGCGATTCTCGACCATGCCGATTTCCAGCACTACGACTTGTCGACGTTACGCACTGGCATCATGGCCGGTTCGCCTTGCCCGAAAGAAGTAATGACCCGCGTGATCGACTCGATGCACATGGCGCAAATCACGATCGCGTATGGCATGACCGAAACGTCGCCCGTCAGTTTCCAGAGTTCGGTCGACGACCCGGTCGACTTGCGGGTATCGACCATCGGCCGCATCCATCCGCACCTGGAAGTCAAGATCGTCGATGCCGAGGGCAACATCGTGCCGCGCGGTATCAAGGGCGAATTGCTGACGCGCGGCTATTCGGTGATGCGCGGCTACTGGGGCGACGTCGAAAAAAGCCATGAAGCGATCGATGCGGCGGGCTGGATGCATACCGGCGACCTGGCGGTAATCGATGATGATGGCTTTTGCAGCATCGTCGGCCGCTCCAAGGACATGGTGATACGGGGCGGCGAAAACATTTATCCGCGTGAAATCGAAGAGTTTTTATACCGTCATCCGAAAGTGCTGGACGTACAATGTGTCGGCGTGCCGGACGCCAAATATGGCGAGGAATTGTGTGCCTGCATCATCTTAAGGCCCGGCATGCAAGCGGACGCCGACGAAGTACGCGCCTTTTGCAGCGGGCAAATCGCCCACTACAAAATTCCGCGTTACATTCGCTTCGTCGACGCCTTCCCGATGACGGTGACCGGCAAGATTCAGAAGCATGTGCTGCGCCAGCAGGTGGCCGGCGACCTCGGTCTGGCCGCCGGCCTGGTGTAA
- a CDS encoding ArnT family glycosyltransferase, whose translation MKPVRLPAAATLALPRWALFALGLLYILPGLIGREPWKNDDAASFGIMWTMAQGGLHDWLWPNIAGLSMPEEGPLAFWLGAASIKLFGWLLGDVLGARMATIGIFMIGVLSVWFTAFNLGRRSDAQPLRLAFGGQPEPNDFGRTLADAAVLIYIGCLGLLSHSHENTAETLQVSLLAYFLYRAVRYVELPSLRNAALMGLSMGVLTLTRGWIAPAALTIALFLCTLFLRLPAWRTLRHLALAIGLAALIAMIWLLPGELVRPFNRSPLQAWMAWNCNQLSLPSLKSLQFFYRVGMWFCWPAWPFAAWAVYAWRRQHHVLHIVVPLTFVAMLTLLALFHPNPDQSQMLPLLPPLAVMAAFGLLTMKRGAINAIDWFSVMVLTIGAGILWLLWFAKLTGWPVKLANNVLKLVPGMTPELDLVSFFVAAGVTAGWIALVHWRISRQPAVLWRAVVLSSGGLILIWVLLMTLFLPELNYSKSYAIVASQIANKLPPGDNCINTNVGPAQRASFVYYGHLPFSGVRHQHCKLLLLQDSTDMRDGKELLPGHQGKEWIKLWEGRRPSDDVERFQLFQRAE comes from the coding sequence ATGAAGCCAGTCCGCCTTCCCGCTGCCGCCACCCTCGCGCTGCCACGCTGGGCCTTGTTCGCGCTCGGCCTGCTCTATATCCTGCCCGGCCTGATCGGCCGCGAGCCATGGAAAAACGATGACGCCGCCAGTTTCGGCATCATGTGGACCATGGCCCAGGGCGGCTTGCACGACTGGCTGTGGCCGAATATCGCCGGCCTGTCGATGCCCGAGGAAGGCCCGCTGGCATTCTGGCTGGGCGCCGCCTCGATCAAGCTGTTCGGCTGGCTGCTCGGCGACGTGCTTGGCGCGCGCATGGCCACCATCGGTATCTTCATGATAGGCGTGCTGTCGGTCTGGTTTACTGCTTTCAACCTGGGCCGGCGCAGCGATGCCCAGCCGCTGAGGCTGGCCTTCGGCGGCCAGCCGGAGCCCAACGACTTTGGCCGCACGCTGGCCGACGCTGCCGTACTGATCTATATCGGCTGCCTCGGCTTGTTGTCGCATAGTCATGAAAACACGGCCGAAACGCTGCAAGTCTCGCTGCTGGCGTATTTCCTGTACCGCGCGGTGCGTTATGTCGAACTGCCATCGCTGCGCAATGCCGCGCTGATGGGCCTGAGCATGGGCGTGCTGACCCTGACCCGCGGCTGGATCGCACCGGCCGCGCTGACCATCGCGCTGTTCCTGTGCACCCTGTTCCTGCGCCTGCCGGCTTGGCGCACGCTGCGCCACCTGGCGCTGGCGATCGGCCTGGCCGCGCTGATCGCCATGATCTGGCTGCTGCCGGGCGAATTAGTGCGGCCGTTCAACCGTTCCCCACTGCAAGCGTGGATGGCCTGGAACTGTAATCAGCTGAGCCTGCCCAGCCTCAAATCGCTGCAATTCTTTTATCGCGTCGGCATGTGGTTTTGCTGGCCAGCATGGCCGTTCGCCGCCTGGGCGGTGTACGCCTGGCGCCGCCAGCACCATGTGTTGCACATCGTGGTGCCGCTGACCTTCGTCGCCATGCTGACGCTGCTGGCGCTGTTTCACCCGAACCCGGATCAAAGCCAGATGCTGCCGCTGCTGCCGCCGCTGGCCGTCATGGCCGCGTTCGGCCTGCTGACGATGAAACGCGGCGCCATCAACGCCATCGACTGGTTCTCGGTGATGGTGCTGACCATCGGCGCCGGCATCCTGTGGCTGCTGTGGTTCGCCAAGCTGACCGGCTGGCCGGTAAAGCTGGCCAACAACGTGCTGAAACTGGTGCCCGGCATGACGCCGGAACTCGACCTGGTGTCCTTCTTCGTCGCCGCCGGCGTCACCGCCGGCTGGATCGCACTGGTGCACTGGCGCATTTCGCGCCAGCCGGCGGTGCTGTGGCGCGCGGTGGTGCTGTCGTCCGGCGGCCTGATCCTGATCTGGGTCTTGCTGATGACGTTGTTCTTGCCTGAACTCAACTACAGCAAGAGCTACGCGATCGTCGCGTCGCAGATCGCCAACAAACTGCCGCCCGGCGATAATTGCATTAATACCAATGTTGGCCCGGCCCAGCGCGCATCGTTCGTGTATTACGGCCACTTGCCGTTTTCCGGCGTGCGCCACCAGCATTGCAAGCTGCTGCTGCTGCAAGACAGCACCGATATGCGCGACGGCAAGGAACTATTGCCTGGCCACCAGGGCAAGGAGTGGATCAAGCTGTGGGAAGGCCGCCGCCCGTCGGATGACGTGGAGCGCTTCCAGCTGTTCCAGCGCGCCGAATAA
- the trxA gene encoding thioredoxin TrxA, translating to MSENIKHISDASFEADVLKSDRPVLVDFWAEWCGPCKAIAPILEEVAKEYDGKILIAKMDVDANQAVPGKFGIRGIPTLILFKNGVAAAQKVGAMAKGQLTSFIDSNI from the coding sequence ATGAGCGAAAATATCAAACACATTAGCGATGCATCTTTTGAAGCAGACGTCCTGAAATCCGATCGTCCGGTCCTGGTGGACTTCTGGGCTGAATGGTGCGGACCATGCAAGGCCATCGCCCCGATCCTGGAAGAAGTCGCCAAGGAATACGACGGCAAGATCCTGATCGCCAAGATGGACGTCGACGCCAACCAGGCCGTTCCAGGCAAGTTCGGCATCCGCGGCATCCCGACGCTCATCCTGTTCAAGAACGGTGTTGCGGCAGCGCAAAAAGTGGGCGCGATGGCAAAAGGCCAGTTGACCTCTTTCATCGACAGCAACATTTAA
- a CDS encoding GNAT family N-acetyltransferase — protein sequence MAIRWADSQFGFWSCIALIEQDVSRQLLETRLQQAVELMRSKKQPGLIWLFEDLLDPAARDALPETIEQAGLTLALAGFGMAGDILPIPEPHHPELRFVRVTTEEQLLAYADINARAYGMPLEAARDGLQGSALWKQGIHAYLALENDVPVSCAASVAVDGRLFVALVATNPDAQRKGYGEAVTRKALHEGAKATGLTRAILHATMAGAPVYERIGLHKTSSVHFYELKV from the coding sequence ATGGCGATCCGCTGGGCCGACAGCCAGTTCGGATTCTGGAGCTGCATCGCGCTGATCGAACAGGACGTGAGCCGCCAGTTGCTTGAAACGCGGCTGCAACAAGCCGTCGAGCTGATGCGCAGTAAAAAGCAGCCCGGTTTGATCTGGCTGTTCGAAGACTTGCTGGACCCTGCCGCCCGCGATGCTTTGCCCGAGACGATAGAACAAGCCGGCCTGACGCTGGCGCTGGCCGGCTTCGGCATGGCTGGCGACATCCTCCCTATTCCTGAACCGCATCATCCTGAGCTGCGCTTTGTCCGCGTCACGACCGAGGAGCAATTGCTGGCCTACGCAGACATCAACGCGCGCGCCTATGGCATGCCGCTGGAAGCGGCGCGCGACGGGCTGCAAGGTTCGGCACTGTGGAAGCAAGGCATCCACGCCTACCTGGCGCTGGAAAACGATGTGCCGGTGTCGTGCGCCGCCTCGGTCGCGGTCGACGGCCGGCTGTTCGTCGCCCTGGTCGCCACCAATCCCGATGCGCAGCGCAAGGGGTATGGCGAAGCCGTGACCCGCAAGGCATTGCATGAAGGCGCCAAGGCGACCGGACTGACCCGCGCGATACTGCACGCGACGATGGCCGGCGCGCCGGTATACGAACGGATCGGCTTGCACAAAACGTCGTCTGTCCATTTTTACGAACTGAAGGTATAA
- a CDS encoding cupin domain-containing protein, translated as MTDINQQPGDLPRRGDCKRLRAADSFTGKQGLNYQVGISAQSVGATGIHMQLATLPPGVRGKTHKHAMHETAIYAISGVSAVWYGDRLEHHEQIEAGDFFYIPANMPHLPYNPHASEPAVVLIARTDPNDQESVEMLPQLDLLRQP; from the coding sequence ATGACTGATATCAATCAACAACCCGGCGATCTGCCGCGCCGCGGCGACTGCAAGCGGCTGCGCGCCGCCGACAGCTTCACCGGCAAGCAAGGGCTCAATTATCAAGTGGGCATTTCGGCGCAGTCGGTCGGCGCCACCGGCATCCATATGCAGCTGGCCACGCTGCCGCCCGGCGTGCGCGGCAAGACGCATAAACATGCGATGCACGAAACCGCCATCTATGCGATCAGCGGCGTGTCCGCGGTCTGGTATGGCGACCGGCTGGAACACCACGAACAAATCGAGGCCGGCGACTTTTTCTATATTCCCGCCAATATGCCGCACCTGCCGTACAACCCGCATGCGTCGGAGCCGGCGGTGGTGCTGATTGCACGGACCGATCCGAACGATCAGGAAAGCGTCGAAATGCTGCCGCAGCTGGACCTGCTCCGGCAGCCATGA